A single Nicotiana tabacum cultivar K326 chromosome 5, ASM71507v2, whole genome shotgun sequence DNA region contains:
- the LOC107831543 gene encoding uncharacterized protein LOC107831543 isoform X2, giving the protein MKENFRFINQLDVLGISVQDKFVNGHLIVRSWSGMPKPKRYENFQNTFQSAPTSQGVAQPLSTTQSAPSHFDDPPQLTSFIQPTTRPTPSGHVAANPIQSDQTTTQQVPSARAASQQPPSRKRSRRVSSQHWTVDAIESQGASKILKVKKRDVLNLSNEERIVVDFGDTDSPIGEGQCVLIGFCGILATDCSIFPIHFEKWPDIPVTTFNRCYDRFIKPRFCFRTTESNARRYVYNSMCKKWGAKRLKLFDKVYDPLKNRAEIMDSVPLGISPDQWISYVDYRFKEKTQETCKRNAEIRKKQTVSRIGGSKPNSRRRAEMMAETGQKPG; this is encoded by the exons GTATGCCGAAGCCCAAGCGTTACGAGAACTTCCAGAACACCTTTCAGTCAGCACCTACATCACAAGGTGTAGCACAACCTTTATCAACAACTCAATCAGCACCTTCGCATTTTGATGATCCACCACAGCTGACTTCATTTATTCAACCGACAACACGACCAACACCTTCAGGTCATGTTGCAGCAAATCCGATTCAGTCAGATCAGACCACAACACAGCAGGTTCCATCAGCCCGGGCCGCGTCACAACAACCACCATCTAGAAAGCGTAGTAGACGTGTGTCTTCACAACATTGGACTGTAGATGCAATAG aatCGCAAGGAGCTAGCAAGATACTTAAAGTGAAGAAAAGGGACGTGTTAAATTTATCTAATGAAGAACGTATTGTGGTTGATTTTGGCGACACGGATTCTCCCATTGGTGAAGGACAATGCGTTCTTATAGGCTTTTGCGGAATTTTAGCAACCGACTGCTCCATTTTTCCAATTCACTTTGAGAAATGGCCGGATATACCTGTGACAACCTTCAACCGTTGTTATGATCGATTTATAAAG CCTCGATTTTGTTTTAGGACAACTGAGTCAAATGCAAGACGATATGTTTATAATTCTATGTGTAAGAAGTGGGGCGCAAAAAGGCTAAAGCTGTTTGATAAGGTCTATGATCCACTTAAGAACAGAGCTGAGATAATGGATAGTGTTCCACTAGGGATTTCACCGGATCAATGGATTTCTTATGTTGATTACCGCTTTAAAGAAAAAACACAG GAAACTTGTAAAAGAAATGCTGAAATTCGGAAGAAACAAACTGTTTCACGTATCGGTGGCTCCAAACCTAACTCCAGAAGAAGGGCTGAAAT GATGGCTGAGACTGGACAAAAGCCTGGATGA
- the LOC107831543 gene encoding uncharacterized protein LOC107831543 isoform X5 produces MPKPKRYENFQNTFQSAPTSQGVAQPLSTTQSAPSHFDDPPQLTSFIQPTTRPTPSGHVAANPIQSDQTTTQQVPSARAASQQPPSRKRSRRVSSQHWTVDAIESQGASKILKVKKRDVLNLSNEERIVVDFGDTDSPIGEGQCVLIGFCGILATDCSIFPIHFEKWPDIPVTTFNRCYDRFIKPRFCFRTTESNARRYVYNSMCKKWGAKRLKLFDKVYDPLKNRAEIMDSVPLGISPDQWISYVDYRFKEKTQETCKRNAEIRKKQTVSRIGGSKPNSRRRAEMMAETGQKPG; encoded by the exons ATGCCGAAGCCCAAGCGTTACGAGAACTTCCAGAACACCTTTCAGTCAGCACCTACATCACAAGGTGTAGCACAACCTTTATCAACAACTCAATCAGCACCTTCGCATTTTGATGATCCACCACAGCTGACTTCATTTATTCAACCGACAACACGACCAACACCTTCAGGTCATGTTGCAGCAAATCCGATTCAGTCAGATCAGACCACAACACAGCAGGTTCCATCAGCCCGGGCCGCGTCACAACAACCACCATCTAGAAAGCGTAGTAGACGTGTGTCTTCACAACATTGGACTGTAGATGCAATAG aatCGCAAGGAGCTAGCAAGATACTTAAAGTGAAGAAAAGGGACGTGTTAAATTTATCTAATGAAGAACGTATTGTGGTTGATTTTGGCGACACGGATTCTCCCATTGGTGAAGGACAATGCGTTCTTATAGGCTTTTGCGGAATTTTAGCAACCGACTGCTCCATTTTTCCAATTCACTTTGAGAAATGGCCGGATATACCTGTGACAACCTTCAACCGTTGTTATGATCGATTTATAAAG CCTCGATTTTGTTTTAGGACAACTGAGTCAAATGCAAGACGATATGTTTATAATTCTATGTGTAAGAAGTGGGGCGCAAAAAGGCTAAAGCTGTTTGATAAGGTCTATGATCCACTTAAGAACAGAGCTGAGATAATGGATAGTGTTCCACTAGGGATTTCACCGGATCAATGGATTTCTTATGTTGATTACCGCTTTAAAGAAAAAACACAG GAAACTTGTAAAAGAAATGCTGAAATTCGGAAGAAACAAACTGTTTCACGTATCGGTGGCTCCAAACCTAACTCCAGAAGAAGGGCTGAAAT GATGGCTGAGACTGGACAAAAGCCTGGATGA